A stretch of Bifidobacterium sp. ESL0704 DNA encodes these proteins:
- a CDS encoding cysteine desulfurase family protein, with amino-acid sequence MSDEIYLDASATEPVSSGVIEAMTPFLADAFGNPASVHQPGRTAARALAAAREAFAAGLGGKSGDVVFTSGGTESDNLAIKGIAMARMKRMGLCPAFHAGDETDGYQSGDGGSHGVGEDGQDAESRRPRIVISAVEHPAVSQAADWLGRWFGFEVVRVPVDRQAHIDLEALEDELAGRKGERTTLVSVMLANNEVGTIEPVSQIVEIAHAHHVPVHVDAVQAAGRIPIRFRDWDIDALAVSGHKFATPKGLGALMLRNRVPIEPLISGGGQEHGLRSGTQNVAGAVALAVAIGEANERMRDEWDAMVASRNKLIDAVRRVVPAAELTGDPEARLPGHASFVFPGVTGEALLVDLDAHGISCSSGSACAMGRHEVPPTLMAMGFDEDAAKSALRMSFARPLTGDQIDRVAYALEGSYTRLTQR; translated from the coding sequence ATGTCCGATGAGATATATCTGGATGCTTCGGCGACCGAACCGGTGAGCTCCGGCGTGATCGAGGCGATGACCCCGTTCCTGGCCGATGCGTTTGGCAATCCTGCCAGCGTGCATCAACCGGGTAGGACCGCAGCGCGTGCGTTGGCTGCGGCCCGTGAGGCGTTCGCTGCGGGTCTGGGTGGTAAAAGCGGCGATGTGGTCTTCACCTCTGGGGGAACGGAATCCGACAACCTGGCCATTAAAGGCATTGCCATGGCGCGTATGAAGCGCATGGGTCTATGCCCGGCTTTCCACGCCGGTGACGAAACCGACGGATACCAGTCCGGCGATGGCGGGTCCCATGGCGTCGGCGAAGACGGTCAGGATGCCGAATCCCGCCGTCCCCGTATCGTGATTTCCGCTGTCGAGCATCCTGCGGTGTCCCAAGCGGCGGATTGGCTGGGCCGGTGGTTCGGCTTCGAGGTCGTGCGCGTGCCGGTCGACCGGCAGGCCCACATCGATCTGGAAGCCCTTGAGGACGAGCTTGCCGGAAGGAAAGGGGAACGCACGACGCTGGTAAGCGTCATGCTGGCCAACAACGAGGTCGGCACCATCGAACCGGTTTCGCAGATCGTCGAAATCGCGCATGCGCATCATGTCCCCGTCCACGTCGACGCGGTACAGGCGGCTGGACGCATTCCGATTCGCTTCCGTGACTGGGACATCGATGCTTTGGCGGTTTCGGGGCATAAATTCGCCACGCCCAAAGGGCTGGGTGCGCTCATGCTGCGCAACCGCGTGCCGATCGAACCTCTGATTTCCGGAGGAGGCCAGGAACACGGCCTGCGCAGCGGCACCCAGAATGTCGCCGGTGCCGTGGCGCTGGCGGTGGCCATCGGCGAGGCCAACGAGCGTATGCGTGATGAATGGGACGCCATGGTCGCCTCACGCAACAAGCTGATCGATGCGGTGCGTCGCGTGGTGCCGGCCGCCGAGCTGACCGGAGACCCGGAAGCGCGTCTGCCCGGACACGCTTCATTCGTCTTTCCCGGCGTCACCGGCGAGGCGCTCTTGGTCGATCTCGATGCGCACGGCATCTCCTGTTCCTCGGGCTCCGCCTGTGCCATGGGGCGCCATGAGGTGCCGCCGACGTTGATGGCGATGGGCTTCGATGAGGATGCTGCGAAATCGGCCCTGCGTATGAGCTTCGCCAGGCCGCTGACTGGTGACCAGATCGACCGGGTGGCTTATGCGCTGGAAGGCTCGTACACCAGACTCACGCAGCGTTGA
- a CDS encoding NUDIX hydrolase: protein MWQGNVTERKAGPPEVGVSVIIFALAHAHDSQEKKTGKATHDELWIPLVRRVREPFKGMWALPGGGLLVGRSLEWSAFVALESTTNLRPRYLEQLYTFGDPHRSGSALPMVSIVYWALIGSTQVDDLRDGDNVRWFAESALPPLAFDHAEIIRYALDRLRSRMSYPDVASKLVGPRFTLRRLHDVYEAIAGRTFDLGNFRRKMLASGQLEDTGEKLAEGRHRPAAVYRYVPEVVAKGNEIWKAWDTELNPKPVGSVSAYDPSATSDDALSPLTTD from the coding sequence ATGTGGCAAGGCAATGTGACGGAACGCAAGGCGGGCCCGCCCGAGGTCGGGGTCTCCGTCATTATCTTCGCGCTTGCCCATGCGCACGACAGTCAGGAAAAGAAAACGGGGAAAGCGACGCATGACGAGTTGTGGATACCGTTGGTGCGGCGCGTGCGCGAACCGTTCAAGGGCATGTGGGCGTTGCCCGGCGGCGGCTTGCTGGTAGGCAGGTCGCTGGAATGGTCGGCGTTCGTGGCTCTGGAATCGACTACGAACCTGCGTCCCCGTTATCTTGAACAGCTCTACACCTTCGGCGACCCGCATCGTTCCGGATCGGCCTTGCCCATGGTCTCGATCGTCTATTGGGCTCTTATCGGCAGCACTCAGGTCGACGATCTGCGTGACGGCGACAATGTGCGATGGTTCGCTGAATCCGCCTTGCCACCTCTCGCTTTCGACCATGCCGAAATCATCAGATACGCGTTGGATCGGCTGCGTTCCAGGATGTCATATCCCGACGTGGCTTCCAAATTGGTGGGTCCGCGCTTCACCTTGCGTCGCCTTCACGATGTCTATGAGGCCATCGCCGGTCGTACGTTCGATCTGGGCAATTTCCGCCGCAAGATGCTTGCTTCCGGACAGCTTGAAGACACGGGGGAGAAGCTGGCGGAAGGCCGGCACCGACCGGCCGCCGTCTATCGTTACGTTCCCGAGGTCGTGGCCAAAGGCAACGAGATATGGAAAGCGTGGGACACAGAGCTCAATCCCAAGCCGGTCGGCTCCGTTTCGGCATATGACCCCTCGGCAACATCCGACGACGCCCTTTCCCCGTTGACCACGGACTGA
- the typA gene encoding translational GTPase TypA — MAVRGDIRNVAIVAHVDHGKTTLVNAMLQQSHVFSEREEVPDRVMDSNDLEREKGITILAKNTAVQYTGPLAAKYGEPDGITINVIDTPGHADFGGEVERGISMVDGVVLLVDASEGPLPQTRFVLRKALEAKLPVILCINKVDRPDARISEVVSESTDLLLGLAQDVSEEGVDLDLDSLLDLPVIYCAAKAGYASRNQPEDGGLPDNKDLEPLFDTIISNIPAPQYTEGAPLQAHVTNIDASDYLGRLGLVRIYNGTLKKGKQYGLSRVDGSIENFKLTEILRTQGLDRSPVDEAGPGDIVAVAGVDDIMIGETIVDPNDPKPLPLIHVDDPAISMTFGVNDSPLAGREGKDHKLTARMIKDRLDRELIGNVSIKVLPTDRPDAWEVQGRGELALAILAEQMRREGYELTVGRPQVVTKTIDGKLNEPMESDTIDVPEEYMGAVTQLMADRKGRMDSMANHGSGWVRMQFTVPSRGLIGFRTALLTATRGTGISSSISAGYAPWAGEIVTRQNGSMISDRAGTATPYAMQRLQARGNFFVEPQSNVYEGQVVGINNKPDELDVNVTLAKHMTNMRSSTADVLETLTPPIKMSLEEALDFANEDECVEVTPEAIRVRKVILDRDEWYKWHARQRRQNASKNK, encoded by the coding sequence ATGGCGGTACGTGGTGATATTCGAAATGTGGCGATCGTGGCTCACGTCGATCACGGCAAGACCACGCTGGTCAATGCGATGCTTCAGCAGTCGCATGTGTTCAGCGAACGTGAGGAAGTGCCGGACCGTGTAATGGATTCCAACGACCTCGAGCGTGAGAAGGGCATCACCATCCTCGCCAAGAACACCGCCGTGCAATACACCGGTCCGCTGGCCGCCAAGTACGGCGAGCCCGACGGCATCACCATCAACGTCATCGACACCCCCGGCCATGCCGATTTCGGCGGCGAGGTGGAACGCGGTATCTCCATGGTCGACGGCGTCGTGCTGCTGGTCGACGCTTCCGAAGGCCCGTTGCCGCAGACGCGTTTCGTGCTGCGCAAGGCGCTCGAGGCCAAGCTGCCCGTGATTCTTTGCATCAACAAGGTCGACCGCCCCGACGCGCGTATTTCCGAGGTCGTCAGCGAATCCACCGATCTGCTGCTCGGCTTGGCCCAGGACGTCAGCGAGGAAGGCGTCGATCTCGATCTCGACTCCCTCTTGGATCTGCCGGTCATCTACTGCGCCGCCAAGGCGGGCTATGCCTCGCGCAACCAGCCGGAAGACGGCGGCCTGCCGGACAACAAGGACCTCGAGCCGCTGTTCGACACCATCATCTCCAACATCCCCGCGCCACAATACACCGAAGGCGCACCCCTGCAGGCGCATGTCACCAACATCGACGCCTCCGACTATCTCGGCCGTCTGGGCCTGGTCCGCATCTACAACGGCACCCTCAAGAAGGGCAAGCAGTACGGCCTGTCCCGCGTCGACGGCTCCATTGAGAACTTCAAGCTCACCGAGATCCTGCGCACGCAGGGCCTCGACCGCAGCCCGGTCGATGAGGCCGGCCCCGGCGATATCGTCGCCGTCGCTGGTGTCGACGACATCATGATCGGCGAGACCATCGTCGATCCCAACGATCCCAAGCCGCTGCCGTTGATCCACGTCGACGATCCGGCGATTTCCATGACCTTCGGCGTCAACGATTCACCGCTGGCCGGCCGCGAGGGCAAGGACCACAAGCTCACCGCCCGTATGATCAAGGACAGGCTCGACCGCGAGCTCATCGGCAACGTCTCCATCAAGGTCCTGCCGACTGATCGTCCCGATGCCTGGGAGGTTCAGGGCCGTGGCGAACTCGCGCTCGCCATCCTCGCCGAGCAAATGCGCCGCGAAGGCTACGAGCTGACCGTGGGCCGCCCGCAGGTGGTCACCAAGACCATCGACGGCAAGCTCAACGAGCCTATGGAATCCGACACCATCGACGTGCCCGAGGAATACATGGGCGCAGTCACCCAGCTCATGGCCGACCGCAAGGGCCGCATGGACTCCATGGCCAACCACGGTTCCGGCTGGGTGCGCATGCAGTTCACGGTTCCTTCCCGTGGCCTGATCGGTTTCCGTACCGCGCTTTTGACCGCTACCCGCGGCACCGGTATCTCCAGCTCCATCTCCGCCGGATACGCTCCGTGGGCGGGCGAGATCGTGACCCGTCAGAACGGCTCCATGATCTCCGACCGTGCCGGCACCGCCACCCCCTACGCCATGCAGCGTCTGCAGGCCCGCGGCAACTTCTTCGTCGAACCGCAGTCCAACGTCTATGAAGGCCAGGTCGTCGGCATCAACAACAAGCCCGACGAGCTCGACGTCAACGTCACGCTGGCCAAGCACATGACCAACATGCGTTCCTCCACCGCCGACGTGCTCGAAACGCTTACCCCGCCGATCAAGATGAGCCTCGAAGAGGCGCTTGATTTCGCCAACGAGGACGAGTGCGTCGAGGTCACCCCCGAGGCCATCCGCGTGCGCAAGGTCATCCTCGACCGCGACGAGTGGTACAAGTGGCACGCACGCCAGCGTCGCCAGAACGCCAGTAAGAACAAGTAA
- a CDS encoding alcohol dehydrogenase, with the protein MTTPAASSETVEQQSDLPFSYRCSAWLRALICVATGIVAGICGTLVHRLGAQYNLPIGLVLALLIIGISAWSARARSGVTGLALHLIASSGVIVVASVTATSGDILVPMGFYSSDIPFFSQNALWFWFFGMIVIQFVMVFLPRSLFVIPSSGASLVVRRDAAEADDDSREEMRP; encoded by the coding sequence ATGACAACTCCAGCAGCATCCTCCGAAACCGTCGAACAGCAGTCGGATCTGCCCTTCTCCTACCGGTGTAGTGCATGGCTTCGTGCGCTGATATGCGTGGCAACGGGGATTGTGGCCGGAATATGCGGCACGCTGGTACATCGGCTTGGAGCCCAATATAATCTGCCGATCGGCTTGGTTCTGGCATTGTTGATTATCGGCATTTCCGCCTGGAGCGCCCGCGCGCGCAGCGGTGTGACAGGGCTGGCGCTGCACTTGATCGCTTCCTCCGGAGTCATTGTCGTGGCTTCGGTCACCGCCACGTCCGGCGATATCTTGGTGCCGATGGGCTTCTACAGCTCGGACATTCCGTTTTTCAGCCAGAACGCACTGTGGTTCTGGTTCTTTGGCATGATTGTCATCCAGTTCGTCATGGTCTTCTTGCCGCGAAGCCTATTCGTCATCCCCTCTTCTGGAGCCTCTTTGGTTGTCCGACGCGATGCTGCCGAGGCCGATGACGATTCCCGCGAGGAGATGCGACCATGA
- a CDS encoding prephenate dehydratase domain-containing protein — protein sequence MSHDNENAARAISGELPDPRKLFFLGPLGSFTHQAAASAAETLDRNGRSAGLVARDNVPAIIRDVEAGLGWGVIAWENSVEGYVVPNLDAVIDAGDLAGLGRLSVDIAFDAFVRPDDGNASNADEAGQASLQEVTAHPHGLAQCTKFARAHRLTPVPASSNAAACRDVKPGQVALGPALCGELYGLKTFEHNVQDFSGANTDFLVVAPRNDVRSVLHAYRQSQAVDFETIIAVVPLSTGPGVIAKLLDSVRDEGLNMTSLMSRPIKGHAGTYSFIITLDAAPWQVNFNRLLHQMVVKGDWVKTLAVYPRGEHPNPPVDTWMLPQGGICRKRADASEMKAKEERELLW from the coding sequence ATGAGTCACGACAACGAGAACGCAGCGCGCGCAATATCGGGGGAGTTGCCGGACCCGCGTAAGCTGTTCTTCCTCGGGCCTCTCGGCTCGTTTACGCATCAGGCTGCGGCAAGTGCGGCAGAGACATTGGACAGAAACGGTCGAAGCGCCGGGCTTGTGGCGCGTGACAACGTCCCGGCCATCATCCGCGACGTCGAGGCCGGCTTGGGATGGGGCGTCATCGCTTGGGAGAACAGCGTCGAAGGCTACGTTGTCCCGAATCTTGACGCGGTCATCGACGCCGGCGATCTGGCAGGCCTGGGACGTCTGAGCGTAGACATCGCATTCGATGCGTTTGTACGCCCCGATGACGGCAACGCCTCGAATGCAGACGAAGCTGGTCAGGCGTCGTTGCAAGAGGTAACGGCGCATCCTCACGGGCTGGCGCAATGCACGAAATTCGCCAGGGCGCATCGCCTGACCCCGGTGCCCGCATCCTCCAATGCCGCGGCCTGCCGCGATGTGAAACCGGGGCAGGTGGCGCTCGGCCCCGCTCTTTGCGGCGAATTATATGGTCTCAAGACCTTCGAACACAACGTTCAGGATTTCAGCGGTGCCAATACCGATTTCCTTGTGGTCGCACCCAGAAACGACGTACGTTCCGTTTTGCATGCTTATCGGCAGAGTCAAGCCGTCGATTTCGAGACGATTATCGCCGTGGTCCCTCTGAGCACCGGCCCCGGTGTCATTGCCAAGCTGCTTGATTCGGTACGAGACGAGGGGCTGAATATGACCAGCCTCATGTCGAGGCCCATCAAAGGCCATGCCGGCACCTACAGCTTCATCATCACGTTGGATGCCGCGCCTTGGCAAGTCAATTTCAACCGTCTACTCCATCAGATGGTCGTTAAAGGGGACTGGGTCAAGACCCTGGCCGTCTACCCGCGTGGGGAACACCCGAACCCGCCGGTGGACACGTGGATGCTACCGCAAGGCGGCATATGCCGCAAACGCGCGGATGCCAGTGAAATGAAGGCGAAAGAAGAAAGGGAACTGCTGTGGTGA